CGGCCCGCATCCGCTGGGCATGCCGTGCGGCGACGCCGAGCCTCGTCGCCTGCTCGAGCCCCGCGCGCGTGAACAGCATCCGCCCGGCGAACTCGCCGAACTTCGCCACCGCCCTCGAGCGCAGGCGGGCCTGGCCGACGACGGCCGACACGAGATCGGGGGAGTGGCCGGCAGCACGGAGGCGGGTGACGGCGCGAGCGACGTCGGCCGTCGAGTCCACCGGGCCGAGCGCGTCGAGGAGGTCGAGCCCCTCGGGCGTGAGCAGGGCGCGCAGCTCGGTCATCTCCACCCCCTCAGCTTAGGCGGCGGGTCGCACATCCGGTCCCGCGGGATTGGCACTCGCATTGCGTGAGTGCCAGCCGAGCGCCTAGACTGGCGTTAGCACTCTCGGGTTGAGAGTGCGAACAAGTCTTTCGTGTCAGCGTAAAGAAAGAAGAGGTAGACCGTGTCGGTTTCCATCAAGCCGCTCGAGGACCGCATCGTCATCAAGCAGGTCGAGGCCGAGCAGACCACCGCGAGTGGCCTGGTCATCCCCGACACCGCCAAGGAGAAGCCCCAGGAGGGCGAGGTCGTGGCGGTGGGCCCCGGTCGCATCGACGACAACGGCAACCGCGTTCCGCTCGACGTCGCGGTCGGCGACCGTGTGCTCTACAGCAAGTACGGCGGCACCGAGGTGAAGTTCGGCGCTGACGAGTACCTCGTCCTGTCGGCACGCGACGTCCTCGCGGTCGTCGTCCGCTGATCCAGCGCACCGCAGATCAGAGGGTCCGGATGCTTCGGCATCCGGGCCCTCTGTCGCGTTCTGCCGCGGACAGCGCGCGGCGGATTCCTGCCAATCTGATGGCCGAGGTCACGGCCGCCGCCCCGCGCGGGAATAGGGTTGTGCGGTGAGCCCCGACACGACCGCGCGCGCATCCCGCACCGCAGGCGTGGCATACGCAGGGGCCGCGTATCTGCTTTGGGGCGTTCTGCCTCTGTACTTCCTGCTGCTCGCGCCGACCGGGCCGTGGGAGGTCGTCGCGTGGCGCGTGCTGCTGTCCTTCGTGTTCTGCCTCGTCCTGCTGACGGTCACCCGCGGGTGGCGAGCGCTCGGCGTGATCGTGCGGCAGCCCAAGCTCCTCGGTCTCACCGCGCTCGCGGGAGTGCTCATCTACGCGAACTGGCAGGTCTTCCTCATCGGCACGCTCACGGAGCACGTCGTCGAGACCAGCCTCGGGTACTTCATCAACCCCATCACGACCGTGCTGCTCGGCGTCTTCGTGCTGAAGGAGCGCATCCGCGCCGCGCAGTGGGCGGCGATCGGCATCGCGGCCGTCGCCGTGCTCGTGATCGTGGTGGTGTACGGCTCGTTCCCGTGGATCGCCCTGTCTCTGACGGCGTCGTTCGGGATCTACGGGCTCATCAAGAAGCAGATCGGCCCGGCCGTCGACGCGGTCAGCGGCCTCACGCTCGAGTCGTTCTGGCTCATCCCCATCGCCGTCGTCCAGCTCATCGTGGTCGGGACGACTCCCGAGGGCATCACGATGGGCCAGCACGGGGTCTGGCATGCCGTGCTCCTGTCCTTCGCCGGCGTCGCGACGGCAGTGCCCCTGCTGCTGTTCGCGGCCGGCACGCGGCGCATCGACCTCACGGTGATCGGCATGATCCAGTTCATCACGCCGATCATGCAGTTCCTCCTCGGCGTCTTCGTGCTCGGCGAGGCCATGCCTCCGGCGCGCTGGGCGGGGTTCGTGCTCGTGTGGATCGCGATCACGGTGTTCCTCGTCGATCTCGTCGTCGCCGGCCGTCGCGGCAGGTCGGCGGAGAAGGCCGAGCTCGTCTGATCCTCCGGCGCAGCGAGCACGGCACCCGGTACCAGATCGTTAACGCACCGAAACCTAAGCGACCACTACGCACTCCCTTCACGCTCTAGGGTTAGAGCACCCGACTGTGGTCACAATCCACGTTCAGTAACGCAAGGGAGCAACATGAACGCACTGAAGGGCTCGCGCACAGCGAAGGTCTTCGCGGGGATCGCGCTGCTCAGCGCATCCGCACTCGTCATCGCCGGCTGCAGTTCGTCGACCGGCGGCGACAAGCCCTCGGGTGGCGGTGACAAGCCCGCCGGAGACCTCACTCTCAAGCTCGGCTCGCTGCTGCCCCAGACCGGTTCCCTGGCCTTCCTCGGCCCGCCCATGGAGTCGGGCGTCGGGCTCGCCGTGCAGGAGGTCAACGACGCGAAGGCCGGCATCACGATCGACCTCACGGCCGAAGACGAGGGCGACACCGACACCAAGGCGTACGAGACCTCCATCACGAAGCTGCAGAGCGCGGGCGTGAACGCGATGGTCGGCGCCGCGGCGTCGGGTGTCTCGAAGCTGATCCTCGACGGCAACGTCGCGGCCGGCATCCTGCAGATCTCGGCGTCGAACACGTCGCCCGACTTCACCGACTGGGACGACGACGGCCTCTACTTCCGCACGGCCCCCAGCGACCTGTTGCAGGGCGAGGTGCTCGGCAACCTCATCGCGGAAGACGGCCACAAGACCCTGGGCATCATCTACCAGAACGACGCCTACGGCACCGGCCTCGACGCCGCGATCAAGAACACGTTCGAGGGCACCGGCGGCAAGGTCGTCGCCGAGGCGTCGTTCAACGTCGGCGACGCGCAGTTCGACGCCCAGGTCGAGACCATCAAGGCGCAGAACCCGGATGCCGTCGCGATCGTGTCGTTCGACCAGTTCAAGACCATCGCGCCGCTGCTGGTGAACGCCGGCATCACGGCCGACAAGTTCTACATGGTCGACGGAAACCTCTCCGACTACGGAGCCGACATGCAGGTGTCGCTCGAGGGTGCGCAGGGCACGAAGGCCGGTCCGAAGCTCGCCGACGACTTCACGCAGCGTCTCCAGGACTACTGGACGGGCGAGGGCAACGCCGAGGTGAAGGACTTCACCTACGCGGCCGAGGCCTATGACGCCGTGATCCTCGTCGCCCTGGCGTCGCTTGCCGCGGGATCCACCGAGGGCAAGGACATCGCGGCGAAGATGCAGGAGGTCTCCGGCGGCTCGGGCGACGGCGAGAAGTGCACCTCGTTCGCCGACTGCGCGAAGATCATCAACGACGGTGGCGTGGCCGATTACGACGGCTACTCCGGCGAGGTCACGTTCGACGAGAACGGCGACCCGCAGGGCGCCACGATCGGCATCTACAAGTACGGCGCCGACAACATGACGACCCGCACGAACTGACGCACGGCGGAAGGGCCTCGGATGCTCCGGCATCCGAGGCCCTTTTCCGTATCGCCCGACGGTCACGGCGGCGTGTGTCTCGCTGTGCTCGCTCGACGACCGGGTGAGTTCCGTGTCGCTGTGCTCGCTCGACGACCGGGTGAGTTCCGTGTCGCTGCGCTCGCTCGACGACCGGGTGCGTTCCCGGCGTGGAGCGAGGAGCGCAGCGTCGAGCCGAAACGTGCGTCAGGCGGCGTCGGTGCCGAGCGTGCCGAGGTAGAGGCCGATGACCTTCGGGTCGTTCAGCAGGTCGCGGCCGGTGCCCTCGTAGGCGTCCCTGCCCTGGTCGAGCACGTACCCGCGGTCGCAGATCTGCAGGCAGCGCCGCGCGTTCTGCTCGACCATGATCGTCGTCACGCCGGCCTTGTTGATGTCGGACACACGGATGAACGCGTCGTCCTGGCGCACGGGCGAGAGGCCTGCGGACGGCTCGTCGAGCAGCAGCACCGACGGGTCCATCATCAGGGCGCGGGACATGGCGACCATCTGCCGTTCGCCGCCCGAGAGCGAGCCGGCTCGCTGCTTGAGGCGCTTGCCGAGCTCGGCGAAGATGCCTGTCACGAACTCCAGCCGTTCGGCGTAGATCTTGGGGTTCTGATACAGCCCCATCTGCAGGTTCTCCTCGATGGAGAGCGAAGGGAAGACGTTGTTCGTCTGCGGCACGAACGCCACGCCGCGCTGCACGAGCTTGTCGGCCTTGAGACCGACGATGCTCTCGCCGTTCACCGTGATGTCACCGGCGCGCACGTTCACGAGCCCGAAGATCGACTTGAGCAGCGTGGACTTGCCTGCGCCGTTCGGCCCGATGATGCCGATCAGTTCTCCCTGGCGCGCTACGAGGTTCGCGCCGTTGAGGATGTTGACACCGGGCAGGTACCCCGCATGCACATCCGTGAGCTCGACGACGACCTCGCCCCGCTGCTCCTGCGCGGTGCGCGTCTCCGCGGTTTCGCTCATGCGCGTCCCTCCTCTGCGTCATCGGCGGCGAGTTCGGCGTCGGCCTCCGCTTCGATCGTCTCCCGCAGCTTCACGGCCGCGGTGTCGGCGAGCACGGGGATGCGGCCGGTCACGGCGCCGAGGTCGACGTCCTGGTGCGCGCCCAGATAGGCGTCGACCACGGCTGGATCCTCCATGACCTCCTCAGGGGGCCCTTCGGCGACGACGCGACCCTCCGCCATGACGACGACCCAGTCGGCGATGTGACGCACCATATGCATGTCGTGCTCGACGAAGAGCACCGTCATGCCCTGCTCTTTGAGGTCGAGGATGTGGTCGAGGAGCGACTGTGTGAGAGCCGGGTTGACGCCGGCCATCGGCTCGTCGAGCATGACCAGCGTCGGGTCGCTCATGAGCGCACGCGCCATCTCGAGCAGCTTGCGCTGTCCTCCCGAGAGCGCGGCGGCGAAGTCCTTCTCCTTGGCGTCGAGCTTGAAGCGTGCGAGCAGCTCGCGCGCCTTCTCCTCGATCTGCGCGTCCTGCGCGCGCCAGAGGAACGGGAACAGGCTCGACCAGAAGCCCTCGCCGCGCTGGTGGGGCGCGCCGAGCTTCATGTTCTCGAGCACCGTGAGCAGCGACAGCGACTTCGTCAGCTGGAAAGTGCGAACCTGTCCCATGCGGGCGACCTTGAACGAGGGGATTCCCGACAGGTTCGTCCCGTCGAACGACCACGAGCCGCTGTTGGGCTTGTCGAACCCGCAGAGCAGGTTGAACAGGGTCGTCTTGCCGGCGCCGTTGGGGCCGATGAGCGCCGTGATGGCGCCGCGCGGGATCTCCAGATGGTCGACGTCGACGGCGGTCAGGCCGCCGAAGCGACGCTGCACGGCGTCGACGACGAGGATCGGGTCGACCTTGGCGACGCCCGGCGCGGCTGGTCCCTTCGCGAGGCCGGTCGTCTTCGGCCGGCGGACGCTGCCGGTGGCGGGCCCCGGCTGGTCGGCGGGGACCTCGGGGTTCAGTTCATTTGACAAAGGTCATCTCCCTCTTGTCTCCGAGGATGCCCTGGGGGCGGAAGATCACGAGCAGCATGAGCGCGATGCCGACGAAGACGAACACCAGAGTGGACGCCTGACTGTCGGACATCGGCAGGATGCCCGCCTTGGCCATGCTCGGCAGCAGGTTGGCGAGGAACGCGAACACCACCCAGAAGAGCACGGCGCCCAGGGTCGGCCCGAACACGGTGGCCGCACCGCCGAGCAGGAGGATCGTCCACAGGAAGAAGGTGAGCGAGGTCGTGTAGCTGCCGGGCACCACGGCCGAGGGGAGCACGAAGACGATGCCGCCCGCCGCCCCGATGATTCCGCCGACGACGAGCGCCTGCATCTTGTAGGCGAAGACGTTCTTGCCGAGCGATCGCACGGCGTCCTCGTCCTCGCGGATGCCCTTGAGCACGCGGCCCCACGGGCTCCGCATGAGCGCCCACACCAGCAGGATCGCGACAGCGAGCAGGATGAGGCCGAAGACGCGGTTCCACAGATCGTTCGCGGTGTACGTCCACGGGCCGAAACCGTAGGTGCCGGTGGGGAACGGGTTCGCGTCGCGGAACCCGCCGTTGTACTGGGCGAGCCCGTCGGCCGAGTTCGTCCATTCGTCGAACAGCTGGGTCGTGAAGAGCAGCCGCACGATCTCGCCGGCCGCGATGGTCGCGATGGCGAGGTAGTCGGCTCGGAGCCGAAGGGTCGGGATGCCGAGGAGCACGGCGAACAGGGCTCCGCCCACGAGTCCGATGAGCATGCCGAGCCACCACGGGAGGCCGAACGACAGCACGGAGATCGCGTAGCCGTAGCCGCCGATCGCCATGAACGCCGCCATGCCGAAGTTCAGCAGACCCGCGTAGCCGAAGTGCACAGCGAGGCCCGTCGCCGCGAGCGCGTAGGCGATCGTGATCGGGCTGAAGAGATAGACGGCGGTGTTGGAGAAGATGCTTCCGAAGTCCATGATCAGCCCAGCCTTTCCTTGCGTCCGAGCAGACCTTGCGGCCTGACCAGCAGGATGACGATGAGCACCACGAGGGCGCTCGCGTACTTCAGGTCGGACGGGATCCACAGCGTCGAGATCTCGACCGCGATGCCCACGATGAGCGATCCGACGAGCGCACCGAACGCGGTGCCGAGCCCGCCGAGCGTGATCGCGGCGAACATGAGCAGGAGCATCTGCATGCCCATGTCCCACTTCACGCCGGGACGGAAGTACGCCCACAGGATGCCGGAGATCGCCGCGAGCACCCCCGCCAGGATCCACACGTAGCGGATCACCCGGTCGACGTCGATGCCGGACGCCGCGGCGAGCTGCGGGTTGTCGGAGATGGCGCGCGTGGCCTTGCCGATGCGGGTGCGGGTGAGGAACCAGGCAACGGCGAGGATCACCACGATGCTCACGCCCATGGCGATCATGTCGATGTACGACAGGGAGACCGGCCCGAACTGGATCGGCGTCGGGCTCGCACCGGGGAGCTGACGCGTGCCGCCGCCGATGAAGTACTGGAAGACGTAGCGCAGTGCGAGCGAGAGGCCGATGCTCACGATCATCAGCTGCACCGTGCCGAGGCCGCGGCGGCGCAGCGGACGCCACACGCCGGCGTCCATGCCCCACCCGAGCAGGGCGCCGCCGACCACGGCCGCCGCGATCCCCGCCCACAGCGGAAGGTGCCAGAACGAGGTCGTGACCATGGCGAGCAGGCCGCCCCAGGTGACCATCTCGCCGTGCGTGAAGTTCGACAGGCGCGTGGTGCCGTAGATCAGGGCGGCGCCCATCGACGCCAGCGCCAGCAGCAGCCCGAAGTTCAACCCGCCGACGAGGCGGGAGAACAGCTGGTCCGCGAACGACACCGTGACGCGCTCGCCCTCGCCGAGGAAGAGGTTCATGATCTTCGTGCCCGTGAGGCCGAACTCGACCTCGAACGAGGCGGTGGTCCCGGCGATCGGCTGCGTGCCCTCGGGCAGCTGCGCGGCGTCGACGATCACGCCGTCCGGCAGCGTGTCCTCATCGACGGTGAGCGTGTACTTCGCCTTCTCCGGCACGTACAGCCGCCACTTGCCCTCGGCATCCGTCTTCGTCTCGCCCTCGAAGCCCTTGCCCTCGATCGTCATGACGACGCCCTCGACGGGCTTGTCCTCGAAGGTGATGACGCCCGCGAAGTAGAAGTCGGTGATCTCCTGCCCGTCGTCGGTCTCGTCGGCTGAGGCGACGGACGGTGAGAGCAGCATGGCGCAGAGGGCCATGAGTATGCCGATGAACGCGACCATCCACGGACGCTTTCGATGCACGGCGACTGTTGTGGGTCCCACGCAACCTCCACTTTGAGTGCTGTCTCCGCGGCATCGGGTCGTCGCCGAGGAGATGGACGACGCACTTGAGCGTACTGGGCGATCCGGGAATCTCCTACACGTGTCGCTCATCGCATACCGGCGCCGGGAATGTTCCCGGGCGTGTCTCGCTTAGAATCTACATACGCGCTCCGGCCCGACGGGCCGGTGTCCCCAGCCCCGCATCGCACTCGGATTCGCGCCATTCGCGCAGGAGGAGCATTCATGGATCAGCACGACCCCTTCGGCTTCGTCGGACTCACGTACGACGACGTGCTGCTCCTCCCGGGGCACACCGATGTCATCCCCAGCGAGGCCGACACCTCGTCGCGGGTGACGCGCCGGATCTCGGTCGCGACACCCCTGCTCTCCAGCGCCATGGACACCGTCACCGAGGCGCGCATGGCCATCGCGATGGCGCGCGAGGGCGGCCTCGGCATCCTGCACCGCAACCTGTCCATCGCCGATCAGGCCGCGCAGGTCGACCGGGTCAAGCGCAGCGAGTCGGGGATGATCACCGACCCCATCACGACGACACCCGACGCGACGGTCGACGAGGTCGACAAGCTCTGCGCGCAGTACCGCATCTCTGGGCTTCCTGTCGTCGACGGCGAGGGCCGGCTCGTCGGCATCGTCACGAACCGCGACATGCGCTTCGTGTCGGGCTTCGAGCGCCAGACCACGCTCGTCAAAGATGTCATGACCAGTGAGAACCTCGTCACGGCGCCCGTCGGCGTCGCGGCCGGCGAGGTGATCGCGCTGTTCGCCAAGCACCGCGTCGAGAAGCTGCCGCTCATCGACGAGAACGGCAAGCTCGCGGGCCTCATCACCATCAAGGACTTCGACAAGAGCGAGAAGTACCCGCTCGCCACGAAGGACGACCAGGGCCGCCTGCGCGTCGGCGCGGCGATCGGCTTCTTCGGCGACGCGTGGGAACGCGCGGAGGCCCTGCGCGACGCGGGTGTCGACGTGCTCGTCGTCGACACCGCGAACGGCCAGTCGCAGGGCGTCATCGACATCGTGAAGCGTCTCAAGGCCGATGAGTCGTTCGCGCACATCGACATCATCGGCGGCAACGTCGCGACCCGCGAGGGTGCTCAGGCGCTCGTCGACGCGGGTGTCGACGCCGTGAAGGTCGGGGTCGGCCCGGGCTCGATCTGCACCACGCGTGTGGTCGCCGGTGTAGGCGTCCCCCAGGTGACGGCGGTGTACGAGGCCTCGCTCGCGGCGGGTCCGGCCGGGATCCCGGTGATCGCCGACGGAGGCCTGCAGTACTCGGGCGACATCGCGAAGGCTCTCGTGGCGGGGGCCGACGCGGTCATGCTCGGCTCGCTTCTCGCGGGCACCGACGAGTCGCCGGGCGAGATCGTCTTCCAGTCGGGCAAGCAGTTCAAGCAGTACCGCGGCATGGGATCGCTCGGCGCGATGCAGACCCGCGGCAAGCAGACCTCCTATTCCAAGGACCGCTACTTCCAGGCGGATGTGCCCAGCGATGACAAGCTCATCCCGGAGGGCATCGAGGGGCAGGTCCCCTACCGCGGGCCCCTCTCGGCGGTGGCGTACCAGCTCGTCGGGGGTCTGCGTCAGTCGATGTTCTACGTCGGCGCCCGCACCATCGAGGAGCTCAAGCAGCGAGGCAAGTTCGTGCGCATCACCGCCGCCGGTCTCAAGGAGTCGCACCCGCACGACGTGCAGATCGTCGTCGAGGCGCCGAACTACAAGAAGTGAGCGCGACGCGCTGACACGAAGAGGGCGGATGCTGCAGTCCACAGCATCCGCCCTCTCGTCGTTCATGGAGGCGGGGTCAGCCGCAGGTGTAGGTGACTCCGTTGACCTCCCAGACCCCCGAGCCGAGCTCGGCGCACATCGACGCCAGGGCGACGATGCCGAGGATCGCGACCACGCCGACGATGATCCAGAACACGGTCAGGATGGCGCCGATCACGATGCCGGCCGTCGCGAGGCCCGTCGGTGCGCCGGCCTTCTTGAGCTTCACGCGCGCGACGATGCTGAGGATGAGGCCGACGAGCGGAGCGACGATGGCCAGGATGAATCCCGCGATCGCCAGCCCGCGCCCCGGAACAGGCTCGGCGGGGGCTCCGTATGCCGCCGCCGCACCCGGCTGCGCCGGGGGAGCGTACTGCGGAGCGGGAGTCGCATCAGGCGTGGTGTTCCACGCAGGCTGCTGAGGCGGCTGGGGCGGCTGCTGGTCGGGGTTCGTCATGTTCTCTCCTGTGGGGACGGGACAAAGGGCGCACCCGAGAGCGTAGCGAGGACCACAGGCCCGCACCATCCCGACTCGCTGGGGAATCCGGTGCTCGCCGCGTTCGCCCCCGGCCTCCGGGTTCGCGGCGGCGGGTGCTCTGCTGATAGCCTGATCGGCTCGCCACGCGGGCGGAAGGACGGCCACACCCTGTGGGATACATCGACGTCTCCGGCGTCTCACTGACGCTCCCCGACGGCAGACCTCTTCTCGACGAGGTGACGTTCCGGGTCGGCGCGGGTTCGACGAGCGCGCTGATCGGCCCGAACGGCGCAGGGAAGACGACGTTGCTGCGCATCATCCGCGGTGAGCAGGCGCCGGACGACGGCGTCGTCACGATCGACGGCGGCCTCGGCGTCATGGACCAGTTCGTCGGACATGGCGAGAGCGGTCAGACCGTGCACGAGCTGCTCGTGCGGGTGGCACCTCGGCGCATCCGGGCAGCGGCCGAGGAGCTGGAGGCAGCGGAGAACGCCCTCATCGAGCGGGACGAGCACGACACGCAGATGGCGTACGCGGCCGCCATCGCCGAGTACGCGGATGCCGGCGGCTACGAGCACGAGACGGTGTGGGACCAGTGCACGGTCGCCGCCCTCGGCGTGCCGTACGAGCGCGCCCGCTATCGCGACCTCACCACGCTGTCGGGCGGCGAGCAGAAGCGGCTCGCGCTGGAGGCGCTGCTCCGAGGCCCCGACGAGGTGCTGCTCCTGGACGAGCCGGACAACTACCTCGACGTCCCGGCGAAGCGCTGGCTCGAGGAGCAGCTGCGTCAGACGCCCAAGACGGTGCTGCTCGTCTCGCACGACCGCGAACTGCTCGCGCGGGCCGCCGATCGGATCATCACGCTCGAACCCGGAGGTGCCGGTGCGACCGCGTGGGTGCACGGCGGCGGGTTCGCGACCTACCATCAGGCCCGCAGCGACCGCATGGACCGGCTCGACGAGCTGCGGCGGCGCTGGGACGAGCAGCACGAGAAGCTGCGGACGCTGGTCGCGAACCTCAAGGTCAAGGCGGCGGCGAACGACGGCTTCGCCTCGCGGTACCAGGCCGCCCAGACGCGCCTGCGCAAGTTCGAAGAGGCGGGGCCGCCCGAAGAGCGTCCGCCCGCGCAGGACTTCGACATGCGGCTGCGCGGATCGCGCACCGGCAAGCGCGCCGTCGTCGCCACCGCGCTCGAGCTCACGGGGCTCATGCGGCCCTTCGACGCCGAGATCTGGTACGGCGACAGGGTGGCGGTGCTCGGCTCGAACGGTTCGGGGAAGTCGCACTTCCTCCGGCTGCTCGCCCGCGGAGGCACCGATCCCGACCCCGCCCTGGGGCACGTCACCTCCACGGGGGAGCAGCTCGCCGAGGTCGCCCACTCCGGACGTGCCGTGCTCGGCGCGCGCGTCGTCCCTGGACTGTTCGCGCAGACCCACGCGCATCCGGAGTTCGTCGGCCGCACGCTGCTCGAGATCCTGCACCGTGGCGATGAGCGG
This Microbacterium sp. XT11 DNA region includes the following protein-coding sequences:
- a CDS encoding ABC transporter ATP-binding protein, coding for MSETAETRTAQEQRGEVVVELTDVHAGYLPGVNILNGANLVARQGELIGIIGPNGAGKSTLLKSIFGLVNVRAGDITVNGESIVGLKADKLVQRGVAFVPQTNNVFPSLSIEENLQMGLYQNPKIYAERLEFVTGIFAELGKRLKQRAGSLSGGERQMVAMSRALMMDPSVLLLDEPSAGLSPVRQDDAFIRVSDINKAGVTTIMVEQNARRCLQICDRGYVLDQGRDAYEGTGRDLLNDPKVIGLYLGTLGTDAA
- a CDS encoding ABC transporter ATP-binding protein, translated to MSNELNPEVPADQPGPATGSVRRPKTTGLAKGPAAPGVAKVDPILVVDAVQRRFGGLTAVDVDHLEIPRGAITALIGPNGAGKTTLFNLLCGFDKPNSGSWSFDGTNLSGIPSFKVARMGQVRTFQLTKSLSLLTVLENMKLGAPHQRGEGFWSSLFPFLWRAQDAQIEEKARELLARFKLDAKEKDFAAALSGGQRKLLEMARALMSDPTLVMLDEPMAGVNPALTQSLLDHILDLKEQGMTVLFVEHDMHMVRHIADWVVVMAEGRVVAEGPPEEVMEDPAVVDAYLGAHQDVDLGAVTGRIPVLADTAAVKLRETIEAEADAELAADDAEEGRA
- a CDS encoding branched-chain amino acid ABC transporter permease codes for the protein MVAFIGILMALCAMLLSPSVASADETDDGQEITDFYFAGVITFEDKPVEGVVMTIEGKGFEGETKTDAEGKWRLYVPEKAKYTLTVDEDTLPDGVIVDAAQLPEGTQPIAGTTASFEVEFGLTGTKIMNLFLGEGERVTVSFADQLFSRLVGGLNFGLLLALASMGAALIYGTTRLSNFTHGEMVTWGGLLAMVTTSFWHLPLWAGIAAAVVGGALLGWGMDAGVWRPLRRRGLGTVQLMIVSIGLSLALRYVFQYFIGGGTRQLPGASPTPIQFGPVSLSYIDMIAMGVSIVVILAVAWFLTRTRIGKATRAISDNPQLAAASGIDVDRVIRYVWILAGVLAAISGILWAYFRPGVKWDMGMQMLLLMFAAITLGGLGTAFGALVGSLIVGIAVEISTLWIPSDLKYASALVVLIVILLVRPQGLLGRKERLG
- the groES gene encoding co-chaperone GroES gives rise to the protein MSVSIKPLEDRIVIKQVEAEQTTASGLVIPDTAKEKPQEGEVVAVGPGRIDDNGNRVPLDVAVGDRVLYSKYGGTEVKFGADEYLVLSARDVLAVVVR
- the rarD gene encoding EamA family transporter RarD is translated as MSPDTTARASRTAGVAYAGAAYLLWGVLPLYFLLLAPTGPWEVVAWRVLLSFVFCLVLLTVTRGWRALGVIVRQPKLLGLTALAGVLIYANWQVFLIGTLTEHVVETSLGYFINPITTVLLGVFVLKERIRAAQWAAIGIAAVAVLVIVVVYGSFPWIALSLTASFGIYGLIKKQIGPAVDAVSGLTLESFWLIPIAVVQLIVVGTTPEGITMGQHGVWHAVLLSFAGVATAVPLLLFAAGTRRIDLTVIGMIQFITPIMQFLLGVFVLGEAMPPARWAGFVLVWIAITVFLVDLVVAGRRGRSAEKAELV
- a CDS encoding ABC transporter substrate-binding protein, translated to MNALKGSRTAKVFAGIALLSASALVIAGCSSSTGGDKPSGGGDKPAGDLTLKLGSLLPQTGSLAFLGPPMESGVGLAVQEVNDAKAGITIDLTAEDEGDTDTKAYETSITKLQSAGVNAMVGAAASGVSKLILDGNVAAGILQISASNTSPDFTDWDDDGLYFRTAPSDLLQGEVLGNLIAEDGHKTLGIIYQNDAYGTGLDAAIKNTFEGTGGKVVAEASFNVGDAQFDAQVETIKAQNPDAVAIVSFDQFKTIAPLLVNAGITADKFYMVDGNLSDYGADMQVSLEGAQGTKAGPKLADDFTQRLQDYWTGEGNAEVKDFTYAAEAYDAVILVALASLAAGSTEGKDIAAKMQEVSGGSGDGEKCTSFADCAKIINDGGVADYDGYSGEVTFDENGDPQGATIGIYKYGADNMTTRTN
- a CDS encoding ABC-F family ATP-binding cassette domain-containing protein → MGYIDVSGVSLTLPDGRPLLDEVTFRVGAGSTSALIGPNGAGKTTLLRIIRGEQAPDDGVVTIDGGLGVMDQFVGHGESGQTVHELLVRVAPRRIRAAAEELEAAENALIERDEHDTQMAYAAAIAEYADAGGYEHETVWDQCTVAALGVPYERARYRDLTTLSGGEQKRLALEALLRGPDEVLLLDEPDNYLDVPAKRWLEEQLRQTPKTVLLVSHDRELLARAADRIITLEPGGAGATAWVHGGGFATYHQARSDRMDRLDELRRRWDEQHEKLRTLVANLKVKAAANDGFASRYQAAQTRLRKFEEAGPPEERPPAQDFDMRLRGSRTGKRAVVATALELTGLMRPFDAEIWYGDRVAVLGSNGSGKSHFLRLLARGGTDPDPALGHVTSTGEQLAEVAHSGRAVLGARVVPGLFAQTHAHPEFVGRTLLEILHRGDERRSGLPRDAASSVLDRYGLVRQAQQTFESLSGGQQARFQVLLLELSGATLLLLDEPTDNLDLESAEALEQALVRFDGTVLAVTHDRWFARSFDRFLVFGSDGEVYEADEPVWDEKRVVRAR
- a CDS encoding branched-chain amino acid ABC transporter permease, which produces MDFGSIFSNTAVYLFSPITIAYALAATGLAVHFGYAGLLNFGMAAFMAIGGYGYAISVLSFGLPWWLGMLIGLVGGALFAVLLGIPTLRLRADYLAIATIAAGEIVRLLFTTQLFDEWTNSADGLAQYNGGFRDANPFPTGTYGFGPWTYTANDLWNRVFGLILLAVAILLVWALMRSPWGRVLKGIREDEDAVRSLGKNVFAYKMQALVVGGIIGAAGGIVFVLPSAVVPGSYTTSLTFFLWTILLLGGAATVFGPTLGAVLFWVVFAFLANLLPSMAKAGILPMSDSQASTLVFVFVGIALMLLVIFRPQGILGDKREMTFVK
- a CDS encoding DUF4190 domain-containing protein produces the protein MTNPDQQPPQPPQQPAWNTTPDATPAPQYAPPAQPGAAAAYGAPAEPVPGRGLAIAGFILAIVAPLVGLILSIVARVKLKKAGAPTGLATAGIVIGAILTVFWIIVGVVAILGIVALASMCAELGSGVWEVNGVTYTCG
- the guaB gene encoding IMP dehydrogenase codes for the protein MDQHDPFGFVGLTYDDVLLLPGHTDVIPSEADTSSRVTRRISVATPLLSSAMDTVTEARMAIAMAREGGLGILHRNLSIADQAAQVDRVKRSESGMITDPITTTPDATVDEVDKLCAQYRISGLPVVDGEGRLVGIVTNRDMRFVSGFERQTTLVKDVMTSENLVTAPVGVAAGEVIALFAKHRVEKLPLIDENGKLAGLITIKDFDKSEKYPLATKDDQGRLRVGAAIGFFGDAWERAEALRDAGVDVLVVDTANGQSQGVIDIVKRLKADESFAHIDIIGGNVATREGAQALVDAGVDAVKVGVGPGSICTTRVVAGVGVPQVTAVYEASLAAGPAGIPVIADGGLQYSGDIAKALVAGADAVMLGSLLAGTDESPGEIVFQSGKQFKQYRGMGSLGAMQTRGKQTSYSKDRYFQADVPSDDKLIPEGIEGQVPYRGPLSAVAYQLVGGLRQSMFYVGARTIEELKQRGKFVRITAAGLKESHPHDVQIVVEAPNYKK